A region from the uncultured Draconibacterium sp. genome encodes:
- the groL gene encoding chaperonin GroEL (60 kDa chaperone family; promotes refolding of misfolded polypeptides especially under stressful conditions; forms two stacked rings of heptamers to form a barrel-shaped 14mer; ends can be capped by GroES; misfolded proteins enter the barrel where they are refolded when GroES binds), with product MAKEIKFDIEARDLLKSGVDQLANAVKVTLGPKGRNVVIEKKFGAPQITKDGVTVAKEIELSDAYENLGAQMVKEVASKTGDDAGDGTTTATVLAQSIVNVGLKNVTAGANPMDLKRGIDKAVEAVVASIKAQAQTIGDDYAKIESVAKVSANNDATIGALIAEAMKKVHKEGVITIEEAKGTDTYVDVVEGMQFDRGYLSPYFVTDAEKMVADLENPFILIHDKKISTMKDLLPVLEATAQTGRPLMIIAEDVDGEALATLVVNRLRGSLKVCAVKAPGFGDRRKEMLEDIAILTGGTVITEEKGMKLEQATIEMLGQCEKITVDKENTTVVNGAGEQGAIAARVNQIKTQMETTTSDYDKEKLQERLAKLAGGVAVIYVGAASEVEMKEKKDRVDDALHATRAAVEEGIVPGGGVALVRAIAALEDLKGDNDDETTGVEIVKRAIEEPLRQIVANAGKEGAVVVQNVKDGEGDYGYNARIDEYQKLYETGVIDPAKVTRVALENAASIAGMFLTTETVIVEEKEDAPAMPPMGGAPGMGGMGGMM from the coding sequence ATGGCTAAAGAAATTAAATTCGATATTGAAGCACGCGATTTGCTTAAAAGTGGTGTTGATCAACTGGCTAATGCCGTGAAAGTAACTTTAGGTCCTAAAGGGCGTAACGTTGTAATCGAGAAAAAATTTGGTGCACCTCAGATTACTAAAGACGGTGTAACTGTTGCGAAAGAAATAGAATTGAGCGACGCTTACGAAAACCTTGGTGCTCAAATGGTAAAAGAAGTAGCTTCCAAAACAGGCGACGATGCTGGTGACGGTACTACTACTGCAACAGTTTTAGCACAAAGCATTGTTAACGTTGGTTTAAAAAACGTAACAGCCGGTGCTAATCCAATGGATTTGAAACGTGGTATCGACAAAGCTGTTGAAGCTGTTGTTGCCAGCATTAAGGCTCAGGCACAAACTATTGGCGACGACTATGCAAAAATCGAATCAGTAGCAAAAGTATCAGCAAATAACGATGCAACAATTGGAGCATTAATTGCTGAAGCAATGAAAAAAGTACACAAAGAAGGTGTTATTACCATTGAAGAAGCAAAAGGAACAGATACTTACGTTGACGTTGTTGAAGGTATGCAATTCGACCGTGGTTACCTTTCTCCTTACTTTGTAACCGACGCTGAAAAAATGGTGGCAGATCTTGAAAATCCATTCATTCTGATCCACGATAAGAAAATCAGTACAATGAAAGACCTACTTCCTGTATTGGAAGCTACTGCACAAACTGGTCGTCCGTTAATGATTATTGCTGAAGATGTTGATGGTGAAGCCCTGGCAACCTTGGTTGTTAACCGTTTGCGTGGTTCGTTAAAAGTATGTGCTGTTAAAGCTCCTGGTTTTGGCGACCGCAGAAAAGAAATGCTGGAAGACATTGCGATCCTTACAGGCGGTACAGTAATTACTGAAGAAAAAGGAATGAAGCTGGAGCAAGCAACAATTGAAATGTTAGGTCAGTGCGAAAAAATTACTGTTGATAAAGAAAATACAACAGTAGTAAATGGTGCTGGCGAACAAGGTGCAATCGCGGCTCGTGTTAACCAGATTAAGACTCAAATGGAAACAACTACTTCTGACTACGACAAAGAAAAACTGCAAGAGCGCTTGGCTAAATTGGCCGGTGGTGTTGCAGTTATCTACGTTGGTGCTGCTTCAGAAGTTGAAATGAAAGAGAAAAAAGACCGCGTTGACGATGCATTGCACGCAACCCGTGCTGCCGTTGAAGAAGGAATTGTTCCTGGCGGAGGTGTTGCTTTGGTACGTGCAATTGCTGCGCTGGAAGACTTAAAAGGGGACAACGATGACGAAACAACCGGTGTTGAAATCGTTAAACGTGCAATTGAAGAGCCATTGCGCCAGATTGTTGCCAATGCTGGTAAAGAAGGTGCTGTTGTTGTTCAGAATGTAAAAGATGGTGAAGGCGATTATGGTTACAATGCCCGCATTGATGAATACCAGAAATTGTACGAAACTGGTGTTATCGATCCTGCAAAAGTAACACGTGTTGCACTTGAAAATGCAGCTTCAATTGCCGGAATGTTCTTAACTACGGAAACAGTAATTGTTGAAGAAAAAGAAGATGCTCCTGCTATGCCTCCAATGGGCGGTGCTCCTGGAATGGGTGGCATGGGCGGTATGATGTAA
- a CDS encoding co-chaperone GroES, producing the protein MADLKGKILAGKILVQPQEAEEKTVSGIIIPDSAKEKPQVGTVVLVGAGKKDEPMELKVGDVVFYGKYSGTELNIDGTDYLLMSQSDVLYIN; encoded by the coding sequence ATGGCAGATTTAAAAGGTAAAATTCTTGCTGGAAAAATCCTGGTTCAACCACAGGAGGCAGAAGAAAAGACAGTAAGTGGAATCATTATTCCTGATTCAGCAAAAGAAAAACCACAAGTTGGCACAGTGGTATTGGTAGGTGCAGGTAAAAAAGATGAGCCAATGGAACTTAAAGTTGGCGATGTTGTTTTTTACGGAAAATACTCGGGAACTGAATTGAATATTGATGGTACAGATTATCTATTGATGTCTCAATCTGACGTTTTATACATTAACTAA
- the secG gene encoding preprotein translocase subunit SecG, translating into MYILITVLIFIVCILLVLIVLVQNSKGGGLASNFQSSGQVMGVRKTTDFLEKGTWVLAAALLFLSVIGSGFIPREEAGIDQSRVQEQIETAVDPTQVPTFPTTPPAATEETPASEDEGGDN; encoded by the coding sequence ATGTATATTTTAATCACTGTTTTAATATTTATCGTGTGTATCCTTTTAGTGCTGATTGTTTTGGTACAGAACTCAAAAGGTGGAGGCCTTGCCAGTAATTTTCAGTCGTCAGGCCAGGTAATGGGTGTTCGTAAAACAACCGATTTTCTAGAAAAAGGTACGTGGGTTTTAGCAGCAGCTCTTTTATTTCTTTCGGTGATTGGATCCGGGTTTATTCCGCGTGAAGAAGCTGGTATTGACCAAAGCCGTGTTCAGGAGCAAATTGAAACAGCCGTAGATCCCACACAGGTTCCTACATTTCCAACCACGCCTCCGGCAGCAACTGAAGAAACGCCTGCAAGCGAGGATGAAGGTGGTGATAATTAA
- a CDS encoding tetratricopeptide repeat protein: protein MEKEQFYSIVADAKALNHETLDGLKQLISDYPWFTAGWLLYLKNLKIVEADEFQSVLKKVAVMVPSRKVLFRYLNDEIGQVFKVEQNKSVLAGYELEGEPELMSDNSLIDKFLSSGEPRIKNNKAKTDIGKGVDNKYFVERSVQEDDELVSETLASIYFQQQNYDKALEAYQKLSLKYPEKSVYFAGRIKEIELIKNNN from the coding sequence ATGGAAAAAGAGCAATTTTATTCTATTGTAGCTGATGCGAAAGCATTAAACCACGAAACGCTTGATGGGTTGAAACAGCTTATATCTGATTATCCGTGGTTTACTGCCGGGTGGTTGCTCTATCTTAAAAACCTTAAAATTGTTGAGGCCGATGAGTTTCAATCGGTTTTAAAAAAGGTAGCTGTTATGGTACCCAGCAGAAAGGTACTTTTTCGCTATTTAAATGATGAAATTGGGCAAGTCTTTAAAGTTGAGCAGAATAAAAGTGTTTTGGCTGGTTATGAGTTGGAAGGAGAGCCCGAGCTGATGTCGGATAATTCGTTAATTGATAAATTTCTGTCATCAGGAGAACCCCGGATAAAAAATAATAAAGCAAAAACAGATATAGGCAAAGGCGTTGATAATAAGTATTTTGTAGAGCGGTCGGTGCAGGAAGATGATGAGCTGGTTAGCGAAACCTTAGCTTCCATATATTTTCAACAGCAAAACTACGATAAGGCTTTGGAAGCCTATCAAAAATTAAGTTTGAAATATCCGGAAAAAAGTGTTTACTTTGCAGGCCGTATTAAAGAAATTGAATTAATAAAGAATAATAATTAG
- a CDS encoding LptE family protein translates to MLKKLLFIVVLAGLVGAIAPSCKVSYSFTGANLSPEVKTFTVYYFPNRARLINPTLSQSFTEELREKLTRQTSLNELSENGDIEFEGQITGYEFKPMSIQKEDISAQTRLTISIKVKYTNHKVPEDDFEQTFSAYEDFDSNLAISSVEEELSAEIIDKLTEDIFNATIANW, encoded by the coding sequence ATGCTAAAAAAACTATTGTTTATTGTTGTACTAGCCGGCCTGGTTGGCGCTATTGCCCCTTCGTGCAAGGTAAGTTATTCGTTTACCGGAGCCAATCTCTCGCCTGAAGTAAAAACCTTTACGGTGTATTATTTTCCAAACAGGGCACGCTTAATTAATCCAACACTCAGCCAGAGTTTTACCGAGGAGTTGCGCGAAAAACTTACCCGGCAAACTTCGCTAAACGAACTGTCGGAAAATGGAGATATTGAATTTGAAGGGCAGATAACAGGTTACGAATTTAAACCCATGTCGATCCAGAAAGAGGATATTTCGGCACAAACGCGCCTTACCATATCAATAAAGGTGAAGTATACAAACCATAAGGTCCCCGAGGATGATTTTGAACAAACCTTCTCGGCATACGAAGACTTTGATAGTAACCTTGCTATCAGTTCGGTTGAAGAAGAACTGAGTGCCGAAATTATAGATAAGCTAACCGAGGATATCTTTAATGCAACCATTGCAAACTGGTAA
- a CDS encoding sigma-54 dependent transcriptional regulator, translated as MDIQTIKQRFGIIGNTAGLNRAIEVAVQVAPTDLSVLVTGESGVGKEIFPQIIHQFSSRKHGKYIAVNCGAIPEGTIDSELFGHEKGAFTGALADRKGYFQEADGGTIFLDEIGELPLSTQVRLLRVLETGEFIKVGSSQVIKTNVRVIAATNVNIPKAIDEGKFREDLYYRLNTVPIAIPALRERPDDIVLLFRKFARDFAEKYRMPPVRLADDARTALVNFRWPGNIRQLKNITEQISIIEQEREITAEALSPYLPFEGGTNLPALFSRQDENKSFANEREILYKVLFDMKNDMNDLKKLVLDLMENRDAPISGDQAQIIRNLYDTADGNYVAKDSAPNPIHITSVDKDNIQDTEEFVEESLSLADKEIELIKKALEKHRGKRKYAAQELGISERTLYRKIKEYDIKG; from the coding sequence ATGGATATACAAACAATAAAACAAAGATTCGGAATAATAGGAAATACTGCCGGTTTGAACCGTGCAATTGAAGTTGCAGTTCAGGTTGCTCCAACCGATTTGTCGGTGCTGGTAACCGGCGAGAGTGGGGTTGGTAAAGAGATATTTCCACAAATCATTCATCAGTTCTCGAGCCGAAAACACGGAAAATATATTGCTGTAAACTGCGGAGCTATTCCGGAAGGAACAATCGATTCGGAATTGTTTGGTCACGAAAAAGGCGCTTTTACGGGAGCATTGGCTGACAGAAAAGGATATTTCCAAGAAGCTGACGGAGGTACTATTTTTCTGGATGAAATAGGCGAGTTGCCATTATCAACACAGGTGAGGCTGCTAAGGGTTTTGGAAACAGGCGAATTTATTAAAGTTGGATCTTCGCAGGTAATTAAAACCAATGTGCGGGTTATTGCGGCTACCAATGTAAATATACCGAAGGCAATTGACGAAGGAAAATTCAGAGAAGATCTTTACTATCGACTAAATACAGTGCCTATTGCCATTCCGGCATTGCGCGAGCGGCCTGATGATATTGTTTTGTTATTCAGGAAGTTTGCCCGCGATTTTGCCGAGAAATACCGGATGCCACCAGTGCGTTTGGCAGATGATGCCCGAACAGCTTTGGTTAATTTTCGCTGGCCCGGCAATATTCGTCAACTAAAGAATATTACAGAGCAAATTTCAATTATTGAGCAAGAACGCGAAATTACAGCCGAAGCTTTAAGCCCGTACCTGCCATTTGAAGGAGGAACAAACTTACCTGCTCTGTTTTCGCGGCAGGATGAAAACAAGTCGTTTGCCAATGAACGCGAGATTTTATACAAAGTTCTTTTTGATATGAAGAACGATATGAATGACTTAAAAAAGCTGGTTTTGGATTTAATGGAAAACCGCGATGCACCTATTTCCGGAGATCAGGCTCAAATTATTCGTAACCTTTATGATACGGCTGATGGCAATTATGTGGCAAAGGATTCGGCACCGAACCCTATTCATATAACCTCGGTTGATAAAGATAACATACAGGATACCGAAGAATTTGTGGAAGAATCGCTTTCTTTGGCCGATAAAGAAATTGAGCTCATTAAAAAGGCGCTTGAAAAACATCGCGGAAAACGAAAATATGCTGCGCAAGAGTTAGGTATTTCGGAGCGAACATTGTACCGAAAAATAAAAGAATACGATATTAAGGGATAA
- the kdsB gene encoding 3-deoxy-manno-octulosonate cytidylyltransferase — translation MNFIGIIPARYQSTRFPGKPLAIIKDKPMIQWVYENASKALPYVCVATDDDRIYTTVKAFGGEVVKTLPSHQSGTDRCAEAALKIAQSRTFDVVINIQGDEPFINPEQINLLKSCFKEEVDIATLVKKIDTEEELFNPNRPKVVLNNKHFALYFSRSPIPYVRGEKNKNWIKNHCCFWSHIGMYAFKADVLQEITKLAQGKLELAESLEQLRWLENGYKIKTAETTYQTIGIDTPEDLDQALQLF, via the coding sequence ATGAATTTTATTGGAATAATACCGGCCCGTTATCAATCCACCAGATTTCCGGGAAAACCACTGGCAATAATTAAAGATAAACCCATGATTCAGTGGGTTTATGAAAATGCATCAAAAGCATTGCCGTATGTTTGCGTGGCTACTGACGACGATCGTATTTATACCACAGTAAAAGCATTTGGCGGAGAAGTAGTAAAAACATTGCCATCGCACCAAAGTGGTACTGACAGGTGTGCTGAAGCCGCCTTAAAAATAGCACAATCAAGAACTTTTGATGTTGTTATTAATATACAAGGAGACGAACCTTTTATAAACCCGGAGCAGATTAATTTATTAAAATCGTGTTTTAAAGAAGAGGTTGATATTGCTACCCTGGTAAAAAAGATTGATACCGAAGAGGAACTTTTTAATCCGAACCGGCCAAAAGTAGTGCTTAACAACAAGCATTTTGCACTATATTTTAGTCGTTCTCCTATTCCCTATGTTCGCGGTGAGAAGAATAAAAACTGGATAAAAAATCATTGTTGTTTCTGGAGCCACATTGGCATGTATGCCTTTAAAGCCGATGTTTTACAAGAAATTACAAAACTTGCACAAGGAAAACTCGAGTTAGCCGAATCATTAGAGCAACTCCGCTGGCTGGAAAATGGGTATAAAATTAAAACCGCAGAAACCACTTACCAAACAATAGGAATAGATACACCTGAAGACTTAGACCAGGCATTGCAACTGTTTTAA
- a CDS encoding T9SS type A sorting domain-containing protein codes for MRFIILLVLSVFIGFNSYAQTGNETIPSHKKTENQIKIFPNPCKNNKVTIDYPSKEISQIRLTNITGKQVFLKKYDFPLPKVQLQLNEIPNGIYIIQITTSDNKHTAKKLMISRN; via the coding sequence ATGAGATTCATTATACTTCTTGTTTTATCCGTATTTATAGGATTTAACTCTTATGCCCAAACTGGCAACGAAACAATTCCATCACATAAAAAAACTGAAAATCAGATAAAAATTTTCCCAAACCCGTGCAAAAACAACAAGGTAACTATCGACTATCCTTCTAAAGAGATTAGCCAAATCCGACTGACAAACATTACCGGTAAACAAGTATTTCTAAAAAAATACGATTTTCCATTACCCAAAGTACAGCTTCAACTCAACGAAATTCCAAATGGAATTTATATAATCCAGATAACTACAAGCGACAACAAACACACTGCAAAAAAACTGATGATTTCACGCAATTAA
- a CDS encoding phospholipase D-like domain-containing protein: MRYTILTLFILLTFGLQAQISIDEARKKEVGAIVTISGTVTNGTELGTIRYIQDKTAGIGIYDTALTNLQRGDSVTVTGKLDDFNNLLEITAISNYTKHASGVALPNPQTINIRDIGEDYEAELLKLNNVRFVNAGGQFAGNENYDFTDGTDEGVLRINTSSPLVGQAIPTGEFDLVAICSQYSWTNNDTRTGYQLLPRDANDFISGNSIHFTTAVHPINTTTNAITLEWNTDVEGTSEIRYGSTMNTSALDMQASGSSTQNNDEHTHQVQITGLQDAEIIYVQAFSATETDTAFSAISAFVTKSNSSGKINAYFNSAIDDTHATTNTAMNIGNAMPDTLIAYINRAKATIDFCIYNINNAQITDALNAANNRGVTIRFITCESTAHVSTSYLNNNIPVLERPELAEGGLMHNKFVIFDANTSNPNDAWVWSGSTNLTEGQLFTDANNMIFIQDQALARVYELEFEEMWGSSNEQPNAGNAKFGDAKINNTPHSIQVGDIVVECFFSPSDNTNQQLINAMNSADNDLSIETMLITRSDLANAITDAYNRGVNVSVLSNYSGDNTETVNNILGNTLPDNKYIFDDVAAGVLHHKLALIDAQQPDSDPQVITGSHNWSNSANDRNDENTLIIHDADIANQYYQQFAYRFEQNNGTLVLSALQISSVDLKVFPNPTEGQLTLSATQNIVKITMVSSTGSIIKEWHPNTTAAEINLPHQITGLFILEVELKNGTSNSYKILKK; this comes from the coding sequence GTGAGATATACAATTTTAACACTTTTTATTCTATTGACTTTTGGGCTGCAGGCTCAAATCAGTATTGATGAAGCCCGCAAAAAGGAAGTTGGAGCTATTGTTACCATATCAGGAACAGTTACCAACGGGACGGAGCTTGGAACAATAAGATACATCCAGGATAAAACCGCAGGAATTGGCATTTACGACACTGCCTTAACCAATTTGCAACGAGGCGACTCGGTTACCGTTACCGGCAAATTAGACGATTTCAATAATTTGCTTGAAATTACTGCAATTAGCAACTATACCAAACATGCCTCGGGAGTGGCATTACCAAACCCTCAAACAATTAACATCCGCGATATTGGAGAAGATTACGAAGCCGAATTATTAAAGCTGAACAATGTGAGGTTTGTAAATGCAGGAGGACAATTTGCCGGAAATGAAAATTACGATTTTACAGATGGAACAGACGAAGGCGTACTCCGGATAAACACAAGCAGTCCACTTGTTGGGCAGGCGATTCCCACCGGAGAATTCGACCTTGTTGCGATATGTTCACAATACTCCTGGACCAACAACGATACCAGAACAGGTTATCAGCTTTTACCACGCGATGCCAACGACTTTATTTCCGGAAACAGTATTCATTTTACCACTGCTGTTCATCCAATCAACACCACAACCAACGCCATAACCCTTGAATGGAACACTGATGTTGAAGGTACTTCAGAAATCAGGTATGGCTCAACCATGAATACATCTGCGCTGGATATGCAAGCAAGTGGATCGTCAACTCAAAACAACGACGAACACACACACCAGGTGCAAATAACTGGCTTGCAGGATGCTGAAATAATTTATGTCCAGGCCTTTTCGGCCACCGAAACAGATACTGCTTTCTCGGCCATTTCTGCATTTGTAACAAAATCCAACTCAAGCGGAAAAATTAATGCTTATTTTAACTCGGCCATCGACGATACCCATGCGACCACAAATACGGCAATGAATATAGGAAATGCAATGCCCGACACCTTAATCGCCTATATTAATCGTGCCAAAGCAACAATAGACTTCTGTATTTACAACATTAATAATGCTCAAATAACCGATGCACTGAATGCGGCAAACAACAGGGGTGTTACCATACGTTTTATAACTTGCGAGTCAACAGCTCACGTGAGCACCAGTTATTTAAACAACAACATTCCGGTACTTGAACGTCCCGAGCTCGCCGAAGGTGGACTTATGCATAACAAGTTTGTAATTTTTGATGCCAACACCAGCAACCCAAACGATGCATGGGTTTGGTCGGGTTCAACCAACCTTACCGAAGGACAATTATTTACTGATGCCAACAACATGATTTTTATTCAGGACCAGGCGCTGGCAAGAGTTTATGAACTTGAGTTTGAAGAAATGTGGGGCAGCAGTAACGAACAACCAAACGCTGGAAATGCAAAATTCGGAGATGCTAAGATCAACAATACACCACACTCCATTCAAGTTGGAGACATCGTTGTAGAATGTTTTTTCAGCCCATCAGACAATACCAACCAGCAACTAATTAATGCAATGAATTCTGCTGATAATGATTTGAGTATTGAAACCATGCTGATAACCCGATCTGATTTGGCAAATGCCATTACAGATGCCTACAACCGAGGAGTTAACGTTAGTGTTTTATCAAATTATTCAGGCGACAATACCGAAACCGTGAATAACATACTGGGAAATACGCTTCCGGATAACAAATATATTTTTGATGATGTTGCTGCCGGTGTTCTTCACCACAAACTAGCCTTAATTGATGCTCAGCAGCCCGATTCTGATCCGCAGGTAATTACCGGCAGTCATAACTGGAGCAACTCGGCCAACGACCGAAACGACGAAAACACACTCATCATTCATGATGCTGATATTGCAAACCAGTACTATCAACAATTTGCCTATCGTTTCGAGCAAAATAACGGAACGCTTGTTTTATCGGCCTTGCAGATTTCATCTGTCGACCTGAAAGTATTTCCTAATCCAACCGAAGGTCAACTAACTTTAAGTGCCACACAAAATATCGTAAAAATAACGATGGTATCTTCAACGGGCTCAATAATAAAGGAGTGGCACCCCAATACAACAGCGGCTGAAATTAATTTACCACATCAAATAACAGGACTTTTTATTTTAGAAGTTGAACTGAAAAACGGGACATCCAATTCTTACAAAATTCTGAAAAAATAG